From Bacillota bacterium, the proteins below share one genomic window:
- a CDS encoding MFS transporter, whose amino-acid sequence MFKSNPLFNTLVQLKGNPRACVWTEPLWGIPFNLYAPYASLYMIALGVTTSQVGLIASLGMFVQVFSALVSGAITDKLGRKRTTFIFDLISWSIPCLIWAVAQNFTYFVIAAIINGLWRITANSWSCLLVEDANPDTLVDIFSWTHIAGLLAAFVAPLAGVFVGRYGLVPTVRVLYLFAFVSMTAKFVILNVFATETKQGEIRQRETANQSILSILGQYGEVMRQILQARQTLISLGIMLVMSICTMVNGTFWAILVTERLQIPQQNIAMFPFVKSVVMLGCFFFVMPKISRLHFRRPMLTGFALFILSQLLLVSSPVGGYVILLVSMVLEACSLVLIQPFMDSLVARSVDARERARIMALLNVVVISLTSPFGWLAGLMAEADQRLPFMMNIGLFVLGAILVIQAARFFKPQEPAASAS is encoded by the coding sequence ATGTTCAAATCTAATCCTTTGTTTAACACCTTGGTGCAGCTGAAGGGCAATCCCAGGGCCTGCGTCTGGACAGAGCCCCTGTGGGGAATTCCCTTTAACCTTTACGCACCCTATGCCTCACTGTACATGATTGCTCTGGGGGTGACCACCAGCCAGGTGGGATTGATCGCCAGTCTGGGGATGTTTGTCCAGGTATTCTCAGCCCTGGTCAGCGGCGCCATTACCGACAAGCTGGGAAGAAAGCGGACTACTTTCATCTTTGATCTTATCTCCTGGAGTATTCCCTGTCTCATCTGGGCGGTGGCCCAAAACTTCACCTACTTTGTCATCGCGGCGATTATCAATGGCCTTTGGAGAATTACCGCCAACTCCTGGAGCTGCCTACTGGTGGAGGATGCCAACCCCGATACCTTAGTAGACATCTTTTCCTGGACCCATATCGCGGGGCTTTTGGCAGCCTTTGTCGCTCCCTTAGCCGGGGTTTTTGTCGGCAGGTACGGATTGGTCCCCACGGTGAGGGTGCTGTATCTCTTTGCCTTTGTCTCTATGACGGCCAAGTTTGTCATCCTCAATGTCTTTGCCACGGAGACCAAGCAGGGGGAAATTCGCCAGCGAGAAACCGCGAACCAGAGCATCCTCTCGATCCTGGGGCAATACGGTGAGGTAATGCGCCAAATCCTGCAGGCTCGACAAACTCTCATCAGCCTGGGGATTATGTTGGTGATGAGCATCTGTACCATGGTCAACGGCACCTTCTGGGCGATTCTCGTCACCGAAAGGCTGCAAATCCCCCAGCAGAACATCGCCATGTTTCCCTTCGTCAAGTCCGTGGTGATGTTAGGGTGCTTCTTCTTTGTAATGCCCAAGATCAGCCGCCTGCACTTTCGCCGACCGATGCTGACGGGTTTTGCCCTCTTTATTCTCAGCCAGCTGCTCTTAGTCTCCTCACCAGTGGGAGGCTATGTCATCTTGCTGGTCAGCATGGTGCTGGAAGCCTGCAGCCTGGTCTTAATCCAACCCTTTATGGACTCCTTGGTTGCCCGGTCTGTAGATGCCAGGGAACGGGCTCGCATCATGGCGCTGCTCAACGTGGTGGTGATCAGCTTGACCTCACCCTTTGGCTGGCTGGCCGGACTGATGGCGGAGGCGGATCAGAGACTGCCCTTCATGATGAACATCGGCCTGTTTGTCCTCGGGGCGATCTTGGTTATCCAGGCGGCCAGGTTTTTCAAACCCCAAGAGCCAGCAGCTTCGGCCTCTTAA
- a CDS encoding class I SAM-dependent RNA methyltransferase, translated as MEKVELIATATFGLEAVVAQELRDLGYTDLSVENGKVTFTADLQAICRTNLWLRTADRVRVKVGEFTATTFEELFEQTKALPWAQWIPENAEFPVTGKSVKSTLYSVPDCQAIVKKAVVESMKQQYKRQWFPEDGPLYKIEVALLKDVATLTIDTSGPGLHKRGYRDFIGTAPLKETLAAAMIILSRWRPDTVLIDPFCGSGTIPIEAALIGKNIAPGMNREFVSENWPVIPKQLWWEARQETHDRANYDQPLQIIGTDIDDRVMKVARRNAKEAGVEEDLHLQTMDVRQLSSSKKYGKIICNPPYGERIGEEKEVETLYRDMGKIFSRLDTWSFYILTSHPRFESLFGRVASKRRKLYHGNIKVNFFQYYGPRPPRARRETGDSSE; from the coding sequence ATGGAAAAAGTTGAGTTAATCGCGACGGCAACCTTTGGGCTGGAAGCGGTGGTAGCCCAGGAGCTGAGGGATTTGGGGTATACTGACCTGTCCGTTGAAAACGGCAAAGTGACCTTTACTGCTGACCTACAGGCCATTTGTCGGACCAATCTGTGGCTGCGGACCGCGGATCGGGTCCGGGTAAAGGTCGGGGAGTTTACCGCAACTACCTTCGAGGAATTGTTCGAACAAACCAAGGCCTTGCCCTGGGCCCAATGGATACCGGAAAACGCTGAGTTTCCTGTCACCGGTAAGTCTGTTAAGTCCACACTCTACAGCGTTCCCGATTGCCAAGCCATCGTCAAGAAGGCCGTGGTGGAGAGTATGAAGCAGCAGTACAAAAGGCAGTGGTTTCCCGAGGATGGCCCATTGTACAAAATCGAGGTGGCCCTTCTTAAAGACGTTGCTACCTTGACCATCGATACCAGCGGCCCTGGCCTACATAAGCGGGGCTATCGGGATTTTATCGGTACCGCTCCCCTCAAGGAGACTCTGGCTGCGGCGATGATCATCCTTTCTCGTTGGCGGCCAGACACCGTCTTAATTGATCCCTTCTGCGGCTCCGGCACCATCCCCATCGAGGCAGCACTGATTGGCAAGAACATTGCTCCGGGAATGAACCGGGAGTTTGTCAGTGAAAACTGGCCGGTGATCCCCAAGCAGTTGTGGTGGGAGGCTCGTCAGGAAACCCATGACCGGGCCAATTACGACCAGCCCCTCCAGATCATCGGCACCGACATCGATGATCGGGTGATGAAGGTGGCTCGGCGCAACGCTAAGGAGGCAGGGGTAGAGGAGGACCTTCACCTGCAGACTATGGATGTGCGGCAGCTAAGTTCCAGCAAGAAATACGGCAAGATTATCTGCAACCCGCCCTATGGTGAACGGATTGGCGAGGAAAAGGAGGTAGAAACCCTGTATCGGGATATGGGCAAGATCTTTTCCCGATTGGACACTTGGTCCTTTTACATCTTGACTTCCCACCCCCGCTTTGAAAGCCTCTTTGGTCGGGTCGCCTCCAAGCGCCGCAAGCTCTATCACGGCAACATCAAGGTAAATTTCTTTCAATACTATGGTCCCAGGCCTCCCCGGGCCAGGCGGGAGACTGGGGACAGTTCTGAGTAA
- a CDS encoding PHP domain-containing protein, which translates to MLIDLHTHTCRYSACSNFTPQSMVRGAIAAGLDGMVITEHDHIWGKDEIEELRAEFPEIKIFRGIEVSCGLDHFLVYGVLEEGLFYRDMPVRKLLDIVDERGGCVVLAHAYRYYDGVPDTLFETPTIDAIEFRSSNIRRYTQEPLEQLAQRLKVPKVAGSDGHAETTIGMFATRFPQDIANEQELVAAIKAGEMEIHVNEERVGWANAKIEASAHWVKGLLAGGADPEEIRRRHKVSKTLVYALTNHLDVRV; encoded by the coding sequence ATGCTGATCGATCTACACACCCACACCTGTCGCTATTCGGCCTGCAGTAATTTTACCCCTCAGAGTATGGTGCGGGGTGCCATTGCCGCCGGTTTGGATGGAATGGTGATTACCGAGCATGATCATATTTGGGGTAAGGACGAAATTGAGGAGCTACGGGCAGAGTTTCCCGAGATTAAGATTTTCCGGGGGATTGAGGTGTCCTGTGGTTTAGACCATTTCCTGGTATACGGCGTCCTGGAGGAAGGGTTGTTCTATCGGGATATGCCGGTGAGAAAGCTGCTGGACATCGTCGATGAGCGGGGCGGATGCGTCGTTCTGGCCCATGCCTATCGCTATTACGATGGTGTGCCAGATACCCTCTTTGAGACTCCTACCATCGATGCCATTGAGTTTCGCAGCAGTAACATTCGCCGGTACACCCAAGAACCTCTGGAGCAATTGGCTCAGCGCCTGAAAGTACCGAAGGTGGCCGGGAGCGATGGTCACGCCGAGACCACCATTGGGATGTTTGCCACTCGCTTTCCCCAAGATATTGCCAACGAGCAGGAATTGGTGGCTGCAATTAAAGCTGGGGAAATGGAGATCCACGTCAATGAGGAACGGGTAGGCTGGGCCAATGCCAAGATCGAAGCCTCCGCCCATTGGGTCAAGGGGCTGTTGGCCGGCGGCGCCGATCCCGAAGAGATTCGGCGGCGGCACAAGGTCTCCAAGACCTTGGTCTATGCGTTGACCAATCACTTAGATGTTCGAGTGTAG
- a CDS encoding MBL fold metallo-hydrolase yields the protein MQQRLRKLAVFLLAVVLVTVLPAWVGATELAVHIIDIGQGDAIAISSPTGKWVLIDGGEAGPGRRTLVPYLQGQGVDQLELMVMTHPHADHIGGLLPVVENFPIKSIIADGQIHTSATYERLLLAIKERQIPFSLARRGQVYELGGGALLTVLHPQELLYDDLNNNSVVLRLDFGEVAFLFTGDAETPAELEMIEANVALDVDVLKVGHHGSITSTSPEFLQVLSPTVAVISVGAGNRYNHPSREVIQRLEASGVTVYRTDVHGTVVIATDGSQLTVTSQRGKETFTGKGPSTSPGGIQDSRLDLNTATLDELLELPGVGPVLAERIIAHRRAKPFKSVDELLQIKGIGAKTLENLKPWVKVD from the coding sequence TTGCAGCAGCGTCTTCGCAAACTGGCAGTTTTTTTGCTTGCAGTTGTACTTGTTACTGTCTTACCGGCATGGGTCGGGGCAACGGAGCTGGCGGTACATATCATTGATATCGGTCAGGGTGATGCCATCGCCATCTCCAGTCCCACGGGGAAATGGGTACTAATCGACGGTGGAGAAGCGGGACCGGGGCGACGGACCCTAGTTCCCTACCTGCAAGGACAGGGAGTGGACCAACTGGAGCTGATGGTTATGACCCATCCCCATGCCGACCACATTGGTGGGCTGTTACCGGTGGTAGAGAATTTCCCGATCAAATCCATCATCGCCGATGGTCAGATTCATACCTCGGCTACCTACGAAAGGTTATTGCTGGCCATTAAGGAGCGGCAAATTCCCTTTTCCCTGGCTCGGCGGGGACAGGTCTACGAATTAGGTGGGGGAGCGCTCCTCACGGTTTTGCATCCCCAAGAGCTGCTCTATGACGATCTCAATAACAACAGTGTGGTTTTGCGCCTGGACTTTGGCGAGGTGGCCTTTCTCTTTACCGGAGACGCAGAAACACCGGCGGAGTTGGAGATGATTGAAGCTAACGTAGCGCTGGATGTCGATGTCCTCAAGGTGGGGCATCATGGCAGCATTACCTCCACCTCACCGGAATTCTTGCAGGTCCTTTCACCGACGGTGGCGGTGATCAGTGTCGGGGCGGGGAATCGCTACAATCACCCCTCAAGGGAAGTAATCCAGCGACTAGAGGCCAGTGGTGTCACCGTCTATCGCACCGATGTCCACGGCACCGTGGTGATTGCCACCGATGGCAGTCAACTGACGGTGACCAGCCAGAGGGGCAAGGAGACCTTTACCGGGAAGGGTCCCAGTACTTCCCCGGGAGGGATACAGGACTCAAGGCTTGATCTCAACACCGCTACCCTTGATGAACTCTTGGAGCTGCCGGGGGTTGGGCCGGTACTGGCGGAACGGATTATTGCCCATCGCCGGGCTAAGCCCTTTAAGTCCGTCGATGAACTCCTTCAGATCAAGGGCATTGGCGCCAAGACCCTGGAGAATCTGAAACCTTGGGTGAAAGTAGATTAA
- a CDS encoding DUF3006 domain-containing protein has translation MTRRYKTVYDRREGNWVVLIPDEGELGEILVPAKMLTGYAREGDVINVAFTKDSEDTQRRRERVSNLLQELLGNKDQ, from the coding sequence ATGACCCGAAGGTACAAGACAGTATACGATCGCCGGGAGGGCAATTGGGTCGTCCTGATCCCCGATGAAGGAGAACTAGGTGAGATCTTGGTTCCGGCCAAGATGCTCACTGGATATGCTAGGGAAGGCGATGTGATCAACGTAGCCTTTACCAAGGACTCCGAGGATACTCAGCGGCGCCGGGAACGGGTAAGCAACCTGCTCCAGGAACTGCTGGGAAACAAAGACCAATAA
- a CDS encoding DUF3006 domain-containing protein, whose protein sequence is MSHHPNRFPLYAIFPLVTLAALGLSLASPQAEPPSAFDHVLVLDRIEGDWAVLYSELDTCVHLPVEDLPALAREGDILRIAFDEEGKVRTAEIDWVETRIALERNRSLLQRLISGD, encoded by the coding sequence ATGTCCCATCACCCTAACAGATTCCCATTGTACGCCATTTTTCCTCTCGTCACCCTGGCGGCCTTGGGCCTATCCCTGGCCTCGCCGCAGGCAGAGCCTCCGTCAGCCTTCGACCATGTCCTGGTGCTAGATAGGATTGAAGGAGATTGGGCTGTATTGTATTCTGAGCTCGATACCTGTGTCCATCTGCCGGTCGAAGACCTACCGGCCTTGGCAAGGGAGGGAGATATCCTCCGCATTGCCTTCGACGAAGAAGGCAAGGTACGTACCGCCGAGATTGACTGGGTGGAAACGAGAATCGCGCTGGAGCGCAACCGCTCCCTGCTGCAGAGACTAATCAGCGGGGACTAG